The genomic window AGTTCTGATGTCGTTTCCTATGCCCTTGTAATCGAGCCTCTGACTTAAGATGCTCTGGGGCAGAATAGGCTCCTAGCCTATCTTTGCCAAGGCCTTTCCAGAGCGAAGCCTCCTTCTTACGTATTAGGGTTCTGTGTCTGCTCCTATGTGAAGAGGTCTGATAAACTCTtaacttaataaatagttatcaTGGTGCTAAATAGTCTTCTCAGGACATTGTTTTTAGGATCATTCCATTTGTGACTGAAAGGGACATTAAGGGATGGTATATTCTAACCCCTTcgttttacagaagggaaaattgTGGCCCAAAGAAGTTGAGGGATTTTGTCTGAGCTCATGTGGCAACAAGTAACAGAGCTGGCTGGAATTGATCCCATGTCCTTTTCTCCCAAATGCTGTGCTTTTTCCACCGTTCTTTGGTAAGGGAAGATTTGAAGGCACTTTGGTTATGGAGAAAGGAcattatgtttgccaagaaacAAAACCCAAGTCTGAGGTAACAGAGTGTGTGAAGcttctttgcattttaaaagaaactgATTGATCTTTTACTTCTGTATTAATGCTCTAGAGTCAACCAAAATTAAGAGTggagtttttattgtttttgataAAAGGAAAGCATAGTGGAAATggaagagtttttgttttttggctttctttagGGGAGAAGGAGCTCTCATTGTTGTAGTTGCATATTGTAAATTTAAACAACACCACCACAAAACACTGGCCTTGTAGTGCTTCCAAGCTGTACACAGATTTCGCATTCTATTCCTTATGGAAATGTGCAAGACAGGCctagaaaatgttattttaatgtcatttctgcAAGGCTGACCAtgattcttcttctccctttcaggCCTGACCACCTACCAACAGCAGCAGGGACAAGGCAGCAGCGGGGCTTTGTTCACGGTCCATCCAGCTGTGGATGCTAACTATGCATATTCGTCAGTCAGCAGCATCAAGAGGCAGGAGCTATGGCCGCTGAGCAAGGCTGCCTGATTCCAGGGTGCTTTTCCTGGGTGTCATCAGCAGAGACCTCACTTTCCCCACAGCAGCAACATGACATCTCTGCCTGTTTGACAGAGATTGAGGGCATGTTCCTTGATCCACAGCCACTGCTTAAAGCCTGCAGGAGGAGGGTCAGAGACCATTACcattacagctgaggaaaatgaaatttccattttatttggtgCCTTGTAGAGACAATGCACTAACTTTTAGGAAGAGGAGTGAGGAAGAGGTTAAATTGTTTAGTGGAAACTTATGTGGTTATGGCTACTGACCCAACGTGATCAGAGGGGCAAGTGTCACGCAGAGACTTATGACCGGCTATACCATGTTGCGGAATGGGGGTGTGGGGAATGGAGGCCAAACCTGGATGTTGCGATGGTCCAATCGCATCCGGCTTACCTGGCTCAGCTTTACACTCTTcatcattttggttttctttcccctcattgcCCACTACTACCTTACCACCTTGGATGAGGCAGATGAGGCAGGAAAACGCATCTTTGGGCCACGAGCTGGCAATGAATTGTGCGAGGTGAAGCATGTGTTAGACCTTTGCCGCATCCGTGAGTCAGTCAGTGAAGAACTCCTGCAGCTTGAAGCCAAACGGCAGGAGCTGAACAGTGAAATTGCCAAGCTCAACCTGAAGATCGAGGCCTGTAAAAAGAGTATTGAGAATGCCAAACAAGACCTGCTCCAGCTCAAGAATGTCATCAGCCAGACAGAACATTCTTACAAAGAGCTGATGGCCCAAAATCAGCCCAAACTTTCCCTGCCTATCCGACTGTTACCAGAAAAAGATGATGTTGGCCTGCCTCCCCCTAAACTTCTCCGTAGTTGCAGGCTACACAATTGTTTTGACTACTCTCGCTGTCCACTCACTTCTGGCTTCCCAGTCTATGTCTATGATAGTGACCAGTTAGCTTTTGGCAGCTATCTGGACCCCCTGGTCAAGCAGGCTTTTCAAGCCACAGTGCGAACCAATGTCTATGTCACAGAGAATGCTGATATTGCCTGCCTTTATGTGATTCTGGTGGGAGAAATGCAGGAGCCATTGGGTCTACGGCCTGCTGAACTGGAACAACAGTTGTACTCTCTGCCCCATTGGCGGACAGATGGACACAACCACCTCCTCATAAACCTGTCCTGGAAGTCAAATACACAGAATTTACTGTATAATGTCAGTACAGCTCGAGCGATGGTGGCCCAGTCCACCTTTTATGCTACTCAATACCGACCTGGCTTTGATATAGTCATATCACCACTAGTCCATGCCATGTCAGAGCCTAACTTTCTGGAGATCCCTCCACAGGTGCCGGTCAAGCGGAAGTATCTCTTCAGCTTCCAAGGGGAGAAAATTGAGTCACTGCGGTCCAGCCTCCAGGAGGCTCGTTCCTTTGAAGAGGAGATGGAAGGTGATCCTCCCGCTGACTACGATGACCGAATCATTGCCACCCTGAAAGCAGTACAGGACAGCAAGCTTGATCAGGTGCTGGTGGAATTTACCTGTAAGAACCAGCCTAAACCTAGCCTGCCCACTGAGTGGGCCCTGTGCGGGGAGAGGGAGGACCGCCTAGAATTACTGAAACTTTCCACCTTTGCTCTGATTATCACACCAGGTGATCCCCACTTGGTGATCTCTGCTGGATGTGCCACAAGGCTCTTTGAGGCACTAGAAGTCGGAGCGATTCCAGTGGTGCTGGGGGAGCAGGTGCAGCTTCCCTACCAGGATGTGCTACGGTGGAATGAGGCGGCCCTGGTGGTGCCCAAGCCACGGGTCACAGAGGTTCACTTCCTGCTGCGGAGCCTCTCAGACAGTGACCTGCTGGCCATGAGGCGCCAAGGCCG from Notamacropus eugenii isolate mMacEug1 chromosome 1, mMacEug1.pri_v2, whole genome shotgun sequence includes these protein-coding regions:
- the EXTL3 gene encoding exostosin-like 3 produces the protein MTGYTMLRNGGVGNGGQTWMLRWSNRIRLTWLSFTLFIILVFFPLIAHYYLTTLDEADEAGKRIFGPRAGNELCEVKHVLDLCRIRESVSEELLQLEAKRQELNSEIAKLNLKIEACKKSIENAKQDLLQLKNVISQTEHSYKELMAQNQPKLSLPIRLLPEKDDVGLPPPKLLRSCRLHNCFDYSRCPLTSGFPVYVYDSDQLAFGSYLDPLVKQAFQATVRTNVYVTENADIACLYVILVGEMQEPLGLRPAELEQQLYSLPHWRTDGHNHLLINLSWKSNTQNLLYNVSTARAMVAQSTFYATQYRPGFDIVISPLVHAMSEPNFLEIPPQVPVKRKYLFSFQGEKIESLRSSLQEARSFEEEMEGDPPADYDDRIIATLKAVQDSKLDQVLVEFTCKNQPKPSLPTEWALCGEREDRLELLKLSTFALIITPGDPHLVISAGCATRLFEALEVGAIPVVLGEQVQLPYQDVLRWNEAALVVPKPRVTEVHFLLRSLSDSDLLAMRRQGRFLWETYFSTADSIFNTVLAVVRTRIQIPAAPIREEAAVEIPHRSGKAAGTDPNMADNGDLDLGPVETEPPYASPKYLRNFTLTATDLYRNWNSAPGPFHLFPHTPFDPVLPSEAKFLGSGTGFRPIGGGAGGSGKEFQAALGGNVPREQFTVVMLTYEREEVLMNSLERLNGLPYLNKVVVVWNSPKLPSEDLLWPDIGVPIMVVRTEKNSLNNRFLPWNEIETEAILSIDDDAHLRHDEIMFGFRVWREARDRIVGFPGRYHAWDIPHQSWLYNSNYSCELSMVLTGAAFFHKYYAYLYSYVMPQAIRDMVDEYINCEDIAMNFLVSHITRKPPIKVTSRWTFRCPGCPQALSHDDSHFHERHKCINFFVKVYGYMPLLYTQFRVDSVLFKTRLPHDKTKCFKFI